The window GCACGCGTCACGTCCTGGGCGTCATCGCGACGGCGGTCGTGCTCGTGTCCGCCTGCGCGCTCACACTCGCGCCGTTCCTCCTGAGCTTCCTCACCTCGTTGACCTCGACGACGCAGTTCGGACAGCAGGGGCCGTTCGGTCTGCCGAACCCGCCCGTCCTCGACAACTACGTCGACCTCTTCTCGCGTCGCGTCGACTTCGCCGAGGCGTTCTGGACCACGGTCGGCCTCGTCGCCGTCGTGACCGTGTGCCAGCTCTTCTTCTCGGTGCTCGCCGCGTTCGCGTTCGCGCGCCTCCGCTTCCCCGGGCGCGACGTCCTCTTCTGGGTCTTCCTCGGAACGCTCATGGTGCCCCAGGTCGTCACGATCGTCCCGCTCTTCCTCATGCTCGCGCAGACGGGCCAGCGGGGCACGTTCCTCGGGCTCGCCCTCCCGTACCTGCTCGGCTCGCCCTATGCCGTCTTCCTCCTGCGCGAATCCTTCCGGCAGATCCCGCAGGAGCTCGTCGACGCCATGCGCATCGACGGGGGCGGTACCCTGCGCGTGCTGTTCAGCCTCATCGTGCCGCTCAGCCGCCCGATCCTCGTGACGCTCGGGCTCATCACGGTCGTCACGCACTGGAACAACTTCATGTGGCCGCTCATGATCGGCGGGAACCGGGTGTTCGTCCTGACGACGGCGACCGCCACGCTGCAGGAGCAGTACACGAACAACACGACGCTCGTGATGGCGGCGACGACGCTCGCGATGCTCCCCCTCATCGTCGTCTTCGTGATCTTCCAACGCCAGATCGTGCGATCGATCTCGATCTCCGGGTTCCGCTGAGACGTCGCCGATCGAGCGACCGAGTCGTCGCGTGTCGCGCCGCGTGGCGACGACGGTGGCCGTGCGGAACAATGGCGCGCATTCACGCGCGGAACGGGCGAGCCGTCGGAGGCGGACCCGATCGCCGCGCGCACCGATGCGGAGGAGAACATGAAACCCAGGAAGTCGGCATCGCTC is drawn from Pseudoclavibacter chungangensis and contains these coding sequences:
- a CDS encoding carbohydrate ABC transporter permease, which produces MTERDRARRAVGTARTRHVLGVIATAVVLVSACALTLAPFLLSFLTSLTSTTQFGQQGPFGLPNPPVLDNYVDLFSRRVDFAEAFWTTVGLVAVVTVCQLFFSVLAAFAFARLRFPGRDVLFWVFLGTLMVPQVVTIVPLFLMLAQTGQRGTFLGLALPYLLGSPYAVFLLRESFRQIPQELVDAMRIDGGGTLRVLFSLIVPLSRPILVTLGLITVVTHWNNFMWPLMIGGNRVFVLTTATATLQEQYTNNTTLVMAATTLAMLPLIVVFVIFQRQIVRSISISGFR